One segment of Actinomyces sp. 432 DNA contains the following:
- a CDS encoding DUF5129 domain-containing protein encodes MSDLIIRWGGLRAVAALTVKSLLIVVLGVFVPLYVLDPFGATYAPAVEIHDEADALNDDALRPALEDIGFRRDIRLAVFTTNDVDRYAESDTVFNDAVLDYALEHEPSWISTADPDVWADGLVILAVSPRGRWVGCYFGEDVKVDLRTQQNIQDAAKGSFRMARWEAGLEAMAQRTADSLGRPIASTEMALYVAFMSLAAALTLLAWMFWSRHEARDAYRQARRHFTRITTDYDATQIRAGTIPADDAHGAQVLARFAWFEERYAGLVRMFRDFGSPRGAQWFMGGRRRHAQKLADSATELDKVDDVIAAASAFLTFGPGWDKAWENEKGPVREDLASYAELCTYVAESTRLANVSFDVESDRAWIRSREDRLAAMTFDLVLRRLTPSAALSELDTIAADVHHRCETLARRALAADTSSLGRERLSRYEDDRRSGVHRSGESDYQGWWSASLSGRVYYNPATTIRINSKSVGLRAPGLSASGVGPVPRFSRPVANLVTGYSRASTYTPPFASGDGSLGFSGSGSSSHFSGGGGHSGGGFHGSGSSSRF; translated from the coding sequence CCGCTGTACGTATTGGACCCTTTCGGCGCCACGTACGCCCCGGCGGTCGAGATCCACGATGAGGCCGACGCGCTCAACGATGACGCGCTCCGCCCCGCCCTGGAGGACATCGGCTTCCGCCGCGACATCCGCCTGGCCGTCTTCACCACCAACGACGTCGACCGCTACGCCGAGTCAGACACCGTCTTCAACGACGCCGTCCTCGACTACGCACTAGAGCACGAGCCGTCGTGGATCTCCACCGCAGACCCCGACGTCTGGGCCGACGGGCTCGTGATTCTCGCCGTCTCGCCCCGGGGCCGCTGGGTCGGTTGTTACTTCGGCGAGGACGTCAAGGTCGACCTGCGCACTCAGCAGAATATCCAGGACGCCGCGAAGGGCTCCTTCCGCATGGCGCGCTGGGAAGCAGGCCTGGAGGCCATGGCACAGCGCACCGCCGACTCGCTCGGCAGGCCGATCGCGTCCACGGAGATGGCGTTGTACGTAGCGTTCATGAGCCTGGCCGCCGCCCTTACGCTGTTGGCGTGGATGTTCTGGTCCCGCCATGAGGCGCGCGACGCCTACAGGCAGGCCCGCCGCCACTTCACGCGGATCACCACCGACTATGACGCCACCCAGATCCGCGCCGGCACCATCCCCGCTGACGACGCCCACGGCGCTCAGGTGCTGGCCCGCTTTGCCTGGTTCGAGGAGCGCTATGCGGGGCTAGTGCGCATGTTCCGCGACTTCGGCTCCCCCCGCGGCGCCCAGTGGTTTATGGGCGGTCGTCGGCGGCATGCCCAGAAGCTGGCCGACAGCGCCACGGAGCTGGACAAGGTCGACGACGTCATCGCCGCCGCATCCGCCTTCCTCACCTTCGGCCCCGGCTGGGACAAGGCTTGGGAGAATGAGAAGGGGCCGGTGCGTGAAGACCTCGCCTCCTACGCAGAACTATGCACCTACGTTGCCGAAAGCACCCGGCTGGCAAACGTGAGCTTCGACGTCGAATCCGACCGCGCCTGGATCCGGAGTCGTGAAGACCGGCTCGCGGCGATGACCTTCGACCTGGTACTGCGCAGGCTCACGCCGTCGGCTGCCCTGAGCGAACTGGACACGATTGCCGCGGATGTGCATCACCGCTGCGAGACCCTAGCCCGGCGTGCCCTGGCGGCGGACACCTCGAGCCTGGGCCGAGAAAGGCTCAGCCGCTACGAAGACGATCGCCGGTCGGGCGTCCACCGCAGCGGCGAGTCCGACTACCAGGGCTGGTGGTCCGCTTCCCTCAGCGGCCGCGTTTACTACAACCCGGCCACCACGATCCGCATCAACTCCAAATCGGTGGGCCTGCGTGCGCCGGGCCTGTCCGCCTCCGGCGTCGGCCCGGTGCCGCGGTTCTCCCGTCCGGTTGCCAACCTGGTGACCGGTTACAGCAGGGCGTCCACCTACACACCCCCTTTCGCGAGCGGGGATGGCTCCTTGGGGTTCTCCGGGTCCGGCTCCTCAAGCCACTTCAGCGGCGGCGGTGGTCACAGTGGCGGCGGCTTCCACGGCTCCGGCTCCTCCTCCCGCTTCTGA